A single region of the Salarchaeum japonicum genome encodes:
- a CDS encoding DUF5822 domain-containing protein, translating into MPERVETHETEGVDYAWVMQTTFVLTIVVGAPVVALLSVFTDLRTWASMAMFAVRVGAVVWILTAVPVFFYARKQALQSST; encoded by the coding sequence GTGCCAGAGCGCGTCGAGACGCACGAGACCGAGGGCGTGGATTACGCGTGGGTGATGCAGACGACGTTCGTCCTCACCATCGTCGTCGGCGCGCCCGTCGTCGCGCTGCTCTCCGTGTTCACCGACCTCAGAACGTGGGCGTCGATGGCGATGTTCGCCGTACGGGTCGGCGCTGTCGTCTGGATTCTCACCGCCGTCCCCGTCTTCTTCTACGCGCGAAAGCAAGCGCTTCAGTCCTCGACGTAA
- the panB gene encoding 3-methyl-2-oxobutanoate hydroxymethyltransferase translates to MPTVQDIRRKAGDEPITMLTAYDAPTAAAVEAAGLDMVLVGDSMGNAVMGYDSTLPVTMDDVVSRTGAVARATEDTLVVADMPFLSFGASEEASVENAGRLLKDAGAQAVKLECGEHTVELTDTLTSLGIPVMAHLGLTPQHVNQLGGYTRQGTTEDTASEILRLAEAHADAGAFSLVLEHVPANVAAQITDAIDIPTIGIGAGPDTDGQVLVVTDVLGMTDWSPPFAKQYGDLKAEMESAIAEYKQDVENGDFPASEHSHTADDLDDLY, encoded by the coding sequence ATGCCGACCGTTCAGGACATCCGTCGGAAGGCGGGCGACGAGCCGATAACCATGCTCACGGCGTACGACGCGCCCACCGCGGCCGCCGTCGAAGCCGCGGGTCTCGACATGGTGCTCGTCGGGGACAGCATGGGGAACGCCGTGATGGGCTACGACTCCACGCTCCCCGTGACGATGGACGACGTGGTCAGTCGAACCGGCGCGGTCGCGCGCGCGACCGAGGACACGCTCGTCGTCGCCGACATGCCATTCCTCAGTTTCGGCGCGAGCGAGGAGGCGAGCGTCGAGAACGCCGGCCGCCTCCTCAAGGACGCGGGCGCGCAGGCCGTGAAACTCGAATGCGGAGAGCACACCGTCGAACTGACCGACACCCTCACCTCGCTCGGCATCCCCGTGATGGCTCACCTCGGCCTCACCCCCCAGCACGTCAACCAACTCGGCGGCTACACCCGCCAGGGAACCACCGAGGACACCGCGAGCGAAATCCTCCGCCTCGCCGAAGCCCACGCGGACGCCGGCGCGTTCAGCCTCGTCCTCGAACACGTCCCCGCGAACGTCGCCGCCCAAATCACCGACGCCATCGACATCCCCACCATCGGCATCGGTGCCGGCCCCGACACCGACGGCCAGGTGCTCGTCGTCACCGACGTGCTCGGGATGACCGACTGGAGTCCGCCCTTCGCCAAACAGTACGGCGACCTCAAGGCGGAGATGGAGTCCGCCATCGCCGAGTACAAGCAGGACGTCGAGA